One genomic region from Xyrauchen texanus isolate HMW12.3.18 chromosome 4, RBS_HiC_50CHRs, whole genome shotgun sequence encodes:
- the LOC127643175 gene encoding AN1-type zinc finger protein 5-like isoform X1 produces MAQETNQSPMPILCTTGCGFYGNPRTNGMCSVCYKEHLNRQQSSDRSPMSPLAGSSSAEASAIQRLEASINKAEPSPVPSTDSMRKSIPSTPLPVTQQMTEMSISKEEKALSPKAEAVEPVVSQPTSSYSPVPVTQGIDEGKSPDSSKPKKHRCFTCRKRVGLTGFDCRCGNLFCGIHRYSDKHNCTYDYKAEAAAKIRKENPVVVADKIQRI; encoded by the exons TGGCCCAAGAGACGAACCAGAGCCCCATGCCTATACTGTGTACCACAGGCTGTGGTTTCTATGGCAACCCTAGGACAAATGGCATGTGCTCAGTGTGCTATAAGGAACACCTGAACAGACAGCAGAGCAGTGATCGTAGTCCCATGAGCCCTCTTG CTGGCAGCTCCTCAGCAGAGGCCTCGGCTATACAGAGACTAGAAGCCAGCATAAACAAAGCAGAGCCCTCACCTGTACCCAGCACAGATAGCATGAGAAA AAGTATTCCTTCAACTCCCTTACCAGTAACGCAACAAATGACAGAAATGAGTATTTCTAAAGAGGAGAAGGCCCTGTCTCCGAAAGCTGAAGCTGTTGAACCAG ttgTATCACAGCCCACCTCGTCCTACTCTCCTGTCCCTGTTACCCAGGGCATCGATGAGGGCAAGAGCCCAGACTCTTCCAAACCTAAGAAACACAGATGCTTTACCTGCCGTAAGAGAGTAGGCCTAACAG GTTTTGATTGTCGATGTGGTAATCTATTCTGTGGAATTCACCGGTACTCAGACAAGCACAATTGCACATATGATTACAAGGCAGAGGCTGCTGCGAAGATCCGCAAGGAGAACCCTGTAGTGGTGGCGGATAAGATCCAGAGAATATAA
- the LOC127643175 gene encoding AN1-type zinc finger protein 5-like isoform X2: MAQETNQSPMPILCTTGCGFYGNPRTNGMCSVCYKEHLNRQQSSDRSPMSPLAGSSSAEASAIQRLEASINKAEPSPVPSTDSMRNIPSTPLPVTQQMTEMSISKEEKALSPKAEAVEPVVSQPTSSYSPVPVTQGIDEGKSPDSSKPKKHRCFTCRKRVGLTGFDCRCGNLFCGIHRYSDKHNCTYDYKAEAAAKIRKENPVVVADKIQRI, encoded by the exons TGGCCCAAGAGACGAACCAGAGCCCCATGCCTATACTGTGTACCACAGGCTGTGGTTTCTATGGCAACCCTAGGACAAATGGCATGTGCTCAGTGTGCTATAAGGAACACCTGAACAGACAGCAGAGCAGTGATCGTAGTCCCATGAGCCCTCTTG CTGGCAGCTCCTCAGCAGAGGCCTCGGCTATACAGAGACTAGAAGCCAGCATAAACAAAGCAGAGCCCTCACCTGTACCCAGCACAGATAGCATGAGAAA TATTCCTTCAACTCCCTTACCAGTAACGCAACAAATGACAGAAATGAGTATTTCTAAAGAGGAGAAGGCCCTGTCTCCGAAAGCTGAAGCTGTTGAACCAG ttgTATCACAGCCCACCTCGTCCTACTCTCCTGTCCCTGTTACCCAGGGCATCGATGAGGGCAAGAGCCCAGACTCTTCCAAACCTAAGAAACACAGATGCTTTACCTGCCGTAAGAGAGTAGGCCTAACAG GTTTTGATTGTCGATGTGGTAATCTATTCTGTGGAATTCACCGGTACTCAGACAAGCACAATTGCACATATGATTACAAGGCAGAGGCTGCTGCGAAGATCCGCAAGGAGAACCCTGTAGTGGTGGCGGATAAGATCCAGAGAATATAA
- the LOC127643245 gene encoding guanine deaminase-like, translating into MSRNDTTTRIAHVFSGTFVHSTPSAAVEILQDCVLGVDDEGKIAFFEKEPDVVSLSKIWGFENAEIKVLEQHEFLMPGMIDTHIHASQYSYSGTALDLPLLEWLSTYTFPVEAKYKDLDFANNVYTKVVRRTLKNGTTTACYFATIHTDATLLLGELADKFGQRALVGKVCMDCNSAVPQYKESSNECKEETDRFIIELLKKEYPNVKPVVTPRFALTCSASLLSELGAIANNSKLHIQSHISENKKEVELVKTLFPDCKSYTDVYLKHNLLTDKTVMAHGCHLTDEELKIFHERGSAISHCPNSNISICSGLLNVRNVLNHKVKLGLGTDIAGGYSPSILDAMRRTLDTSKALTIQDSQHQTLTFEEVFRLATLGGSEALSLDDQIGNFVVGKDFDALRVNVCVPDGPIDLFPGDGPKVILEKFLNLGDDRNITEVYVAGRQVVPFLDT; encoded by the exons ATGAGCCGGAACGATACAACTACGCGCATTGCGCACGTCTTCAGTGGAACATTTGTGCACTCCACACCAAGCGCAGCTGTAGAAATACTACAGGACTGTGTCTTAGGAGTCGACGATGAGGGGAAG ATTGCCTTTTTTGAAAAAGAGCCAGATGTGGTCAGCCTCTCAAAAATATGGGGGTTTGAAAATGCAGAAATTAAAGTGCTTGAACAACA TGAGTTCCTTATGCCAGGAATGATTGATACACACATCCATGCATCTCAGTATAGCTACTCTGGCACTGCCTTAGATCTGCCTTTACTAGAGTGGCTTAGCACTTACACTTTCCCTGTAGAAGCCAAGTATAAAGACCTGGACTTTGCCAACAATGTCTACACTAAAGTTGTG AGAAGAACTTTAAAGAATGGCACCACTACTGCTTGTTACTTTGCCACAATACACACTGATGCTACCCTTCTGCTTGGAGAGCTTGCAG ATAAGTTTGGACAGAGAGCTTTAGTGGGCAAAGTTTGCATGGACTGCAATTCTGCAGTTCCGCAGTATAAAGAAAGCTCAAATGAATGTAAAGAGGAGACAGATCG TTTCATCATAGAGCTTCTCAAAAAGGag TACCCGAATGTTAAGCCTGTGGTCACTCCTCGATTTGCTCTGACGTGCTCTGCTTCATTGCTCAGCGAACTGGGTGCAATTGCCAATAACAGCAAGCTTCACATTCAG AGTCACATCAGTGAGAACAAAAAGGAAGTGGAGCTTGTGAAGACATTGTTCCCAGATTGCAAATCCTATACTGATGTTTACCTCAAGCATAACCTGCTCACGGATAAG ACTGTAATGGCCCATGGCTGTCATCTAACTGATGAAGAACTAAAGATCTTCCATGAAAGAGGATCCGCGATCTCTCACTGTCCTAACAGTAACATCTC CATTTGTAGTGGTTTGCTGAATGTGCGCAATGTTTTAAACCACAAAGTGAaattaggtttagggacag ACATTGCAGGAGGATACTCTCCATCCATACTGGATGCAATGCGAAGAACTCTGGACACATCTAAAGCCCTGACTATCCAGGACTCTCAGCATCAGACTCTAACCTTTGAAGAGGTTTTTAGACTGGCTACACTTGGTGGTAGTGAGG CTCTTTCATTGGATGATCAGATTGGAAACTTTGTTGTGGGGAAGGACTTTGATGCCCTGAGAGTGAATGTTTGCGTTCCTGATGGACCGATCGATTTGTTTCCTGGAGATGGCCCCAAG GTCATTTTGGAGAAGTTTTTAAATTTGG gtGACGATCGAAATATTACTGAAGTCTATGTGGCTGGAAGACAGGTGGTTCCATTTTTGGATACATAG